TCTGGCGTACCGCAAGGCCGCGCCGGTGAACTGGTGCCCCTCGTGCGCGACGGTCCTGGCGAACGAGCAGGTTCTGCAGGGCTGCTGTGAGCGATGCGAGAGCGAGGTCGGCGTCAGGGACATCGAGCAGTGGTTCTTCCGGACGACGGCGTACGCCGACGAGCTCCTCGAGGGGCTCGACCGGCTCGACGGCTGGCCCGAGCGCGTCAAGACGATGCAGAGAAACTGGATCGGCCGGAGCGAGGGGGTGGAGATCGACTTCACCGTGGCCGGGTCCGGGGAGAAGCTGCCGTGCTTCACGACTCGCGTCGACACGGTCTTCGGGGTCACCTATATGGTGATGGCGGCGGAACATCCGCTGCTCCACTCGCTGGTCCACGGCACCGAGCAGGAGAAGGCGGTTCTGGATTTCGTCGAGCGCGTGCGCGGTCAGAGCGCCATCGAGCGCGGAGCGGCCGACGCACCCAAGGAGGGCGTCTGGACCGGACGCCACGTCGTCAATCCGGCGACGGGCGCCGAGGTTCCGCTGTGGGTGGCGAACTACGTCCTGATGGAGTACGGAACCGGGGCGGTCATGGCCGTCCCCGCGCACGATCAGCGCGACTTCGAGTTCGCGCACGAGTACGGGCTTTCGGTCCGCGTCGTGATCGACAGGCCGGGGGACGGGCTCTCGGCCGATACGATGGGGGAGGCCTACGTCGAGGACGGCGTCATGGTCAACTCGGGACCGTTCGACGGGACGCCGAACCGCGAGGCGATGGAGCGGATCGCCGACTGGATGGATGAGAAGGGCATCGGTCGGCGGACCGTCAGCTATCGACTCCGCGACTGGCTCGTCTCCCGTCAGCGCTACTGGGGCACGCCGATCCCCGTCGTCTACTGCGACCAGTGCGGCGTCACGCCGGTGCCGGACGGCGATCTTCCCGTCCTCCTGCCTGAGGATGTGACCTTCAGCGGCAAGGGCGAGTCCCCGCTGGCCACGTCGCCGACGTTCGTCGAGACGACGTGCCCGGCGTGCGGCGGTCCCGGAAGACGCGAGACCGACACGATCGACACCTTCATCGACTCCAGCTGGTACCTGCTGCGCTACATCTCGCCGGACGAGACGTCGGCGCCCTTCGTCTCGGCCGACGTCAACCGGTGGCTTCCGGTCGACCAGTATATCGGCGGGGTCGAGCACGCGTGCGGTCACCTGATCTTCGTCCGGTTCATGACCAAGGCTCTTCACGGCATGGGCATGGTCGACTTCGACGAGCCGATCGAGCGCCTGTTCACGCAGGGCATGATCTACAAGGACGGCATCAAGATGTCG
The DNA window shown above is from Candidatus Effluviviaceae Genus V sp. and carries:
- a CDS encoding leucine--tRNA ligase is translated as MARYPFKDIEPKWQARWEESGLFECPTDAEDRFYCLVMYPYPSGDLHVGHGRNYIIGDALARYRMMTGRNVLTPMGWDSFGLPAENAAIDRGVQPALWTEKNIEKMKEQFRAWGIGYDWRREIASHRPDFYRWTQWIFNRLYERGLAYRKAAPVNWCPSCATVLANEQVLQGCCERCESEVGVRDIEQWFFRTTAYADELLEGLDRLDGWPERVKTMQRNWIGRSEGVEIDFTVAGSGEKLPCFTTRVDTVFGVTYMVMAAEHPLLHSLVHGTEQEKAVLDFVERVRGQSAIERGAADAPKEGVWTGRHVVNPATGAEVPLWVANYVLMEYGTGAVMAVPAHDQRDFEFAHEYGLSVRVVIDRPGDGLSADTMGEAYVEDGVMVNSGPFDGTPNREAMERIADWMDEKGIGRRTVSYRLRDWLVSRQRYWGTPIPVVYCDQCGVTPVPDGDLPVLLPEDVTFSGKGESPLATSPTFVETTCPACGGPGRRETDTIDTFIDSSWYLLRYISPDETSAPFVSADVNRWLPVDQYIGGVEHACGHLIFVRFMTKALHGMGMVDFDEPIERLFTQGMIYKDGIKMSKSKGNVVAPDELIEHYGADTERLYTLFIGPPDRDAEWSDSAVEGAHRFLNRVWDLAQEWPFTADAAGETAERLSGDLPEHIDALHRKTHQTIRKVTADFQRFHFNTAVASIMELTNAVRSFIEDLDEPDETERAAIREAVYHVVVLLAPMVPHFSEELWERAGGSSSIFAAAWPSYDEEAAREDVVTIAVQVNGKLRGEVDAPRGADEDTVVTLARENERVAKHLEDRTVRRIIHVPDRLVNFVIG